A window of the Oscillospiraceae bacterium NTUH-002-81 genome harbors these coding sequences:
- a CDS encoding 4Fe-4S dicluster domain-containing protein, with the protein MSTNHDKAEGLVGKILAFLPGLDCCGLGGCGKASCAECAQAIAETGDAALCPACDQDAVNSISELLGVAPVEVTKKIAFISCAGHAAGKARFAGCSSCQEAVDQGFQRGECKSGCVGVGSCIDVCKYGAMSFEDGKVIIDAEKCNGCGACANAAACPQHIIRMIPADATNFIPCSSTEEDDEIVRKTCGYGCIACGECERACPKGAVSIVNNHAVIDYEKCEGCVACTVKCKKKIIVDTLHDLTVLKDKVAFVRCSGGRASEVFKQMGIQTCAEAAAVDRKELGLCTTGCVGQGACTAACRYGALTMVDGVAKVDPDKCVGCKDCTYACPMGLITMVPYKGMKLVPCSSTADYADKAKVCDSACIGCGDCKANCPNGAIYAEGKHAVIDPEICEDCQVCQYMCARKVIKEQVVPEHIFLQREALGLGKGE; encoded by the coding sequence ATGAGTACCAATCACGACAAGGCCGAGGGACTCGTCGGAAAGATTCTGGCGTTTCTGCCCGGTCTCGATTGCTGTGGTTTGGGTGGCTGCGGAAAAGCAAGCTGTGCGGAATGTGCACAGGCTATCGCTGAGACCGGAGATGCTGCCCTCTGTCCCGCATGCGATCAGGATGCTGTCAATTCCATCAGCGAGCTTTTGGGCGTAGCTCCGGTGGAAGTAACCAAGAAGATTGCCTTCATCAGCTGCGCTGGACATGCTGCCGGCAAAGCAAGATTCGCCGGCTGTTCTTCCTGCCAGGAGGCTGTTGACCAGGGCTTCCAGCGCGGAGAGTGCAAGAGCGGATGTGTAGGCGTTGGTTCCTGTATCGATGTCTGTAAATATGGCGCAATGAGCTTCGAAGACGGTAAAGTGATCATTGACGCCGAGAAGTGCAACGGCTGTGGTGCCTGCGCGAATGCTGCTGCCTGTCCGCAGCATATTATCCGCATGATCCCTGCGGATGCTACCAACTTCATCCCCTGCTCTTCCACAGAGGAGGATGATGAGATCGTACGCAAGACATGCGGCTACGGCTGTATCGCCTGCGGCGAGTGCGAACGTGCCTGCCCGAAGGGTGCTGTTTCCATCGTGAATAACCATGCGGTTATCGACTATGAGAAGTGCGAAGGCTGCGTTGCATGTACCGTAAAATGTAAGAAGAAGATTATCGTTGATACACTCCACGACCTGACTGTCCTCAAGGACAAGGTTGCTTTCGTAAGATGCAGCGGCGGCAGAGCTTCCGAGGTATTCAAACAGATGGGCATCCAGACCTGTGCTGAGGCAGCAGCAGTTGACCGCAAGGAGCTGGGTCTGTGTACCACAGGCTGTGTTGGCCAGGGTGCTTGTACAGCAGCCTGCCGTTACGGTGCTCTGACAATGGTTGACGGCGTAGCCAAGGTTGACCCTGACAAGTGTGTGGGATGTAAGGATTGTACATATGCATGTCCTATGGGCCTGATCACCATGGTTCCTTACAAGGGCATGAAGCTCGTTCCCTGCTCTTCTACTGCTGACTATGCAGACAAGGCTAAAGTATGTGATTCCGCATGTATCGGATGCGGCGACTGTAAGGCAAACTGCCCGAACGGCGCGATCTATGCAGAGGGCAAGCACGCAGTGATCGATCCCGAGATCTGCGAGGACTGCCAGGTATGTCAGTACATGTGTGCAAGAAAGGTCATCAAGGAACAGGTTGTTCCGGAGCACATTTTCCTGCAGCGTGAAGCTTTAGGTCTTGGAAAAGGAGAGTGA
- the nifJ gene encoding pyruvate:ferredoxin (flavodoxin) oxidoreductase, which produces MDGNTAAAHVAYAFSEVAAIYPITPSSPMAENMDEWVSQDRTNIFGEKVNIVEMQSEAGAAGAVHGSITAGSYTSTFTASQGLLLMIPNMYKLAGEQTPTVFHVAARALASHALSIFGDHSDVMACRQTGFAMLASNSVQQAMDLAAVAHLSTIAGHLPMMHFFDGFRTSHEYQKIEVWDYDDLKEMVDWDAVKAFKARSLNPNHPHLMGSAEQPETFFQHREASNPAYLETPDLVAKYMDKVNAKIGTDYKPFNYYGAEDATEIIVAMGSVCDAAEELIDYLTAQGRKVGMIEVHLYRPFSQKYLLNVMPKTVKKIAVLDRTKEPGSIGEPLYLDIVAALHGTEFENCTIVGGRYGLGSKDTQPGDILAVYENLWSENPKKEFTISINDDVTHLSLPTTSNPDVAPKGTKACKFWGLGADGTVGANKNSVKIIGDHTDKKVQAYFQYDSKKSGGVTISHLRFGDSPIKSTYYVKQADFVACHNSAYLYRYEMVQDVKPGGFFLLNCVWSDEELEEHLPAKVKRYIANNNVQFYTCDAVSIAKKIGLGARRTNSVLQAAFFKLADIIPIDDAVGYMKDAIRHTYGKKGEDIVNMNLAAVDAGVNHIHKVVVPESWKTAADEAPAPKLVGRDKAHTDYLNDILVPTNTLTGDAVPVSTFLSTVNGMIPSGTAAYEKRGIAADLPKWDFTKCMQCNWCSYVCPHGVIRPFVLNDAEAEGVDGVLNMKGTKDKKFTIAISALDCTGCGSCAQVCPAREKALEMIPAETEYMDEQQAKYNGLFGNVTDKEIPFKEDTVKGSQFRQPLMEFSGACPGCGESPYAKLITQLFGERMFIANATGCSSIWGCSAPSSPYTVNKEGKGPAWANSLFEDNAEFGFGMSVSVEARRNELKSAVERLNDVLGVPARAWLASFNDAKQSKVTGDILLAECEKIQDTNADAKYVVENQDMLNKPSMWIFGGDGWAYDIGYGGVDHVLASGRNINVMVFDTEVYSNTGGQSSKSTPMGAVAKFAASGKAVKKKDLAQIAMAYGYVYVAQIAMGANPNQTLQALREAEAYDGPSLIIAYAPCINHGVKAGMNKAMLEMKNAVRSGYWNLLRYNPTLAAEGKNPLSIDSGVATESYRDFIMGEVRYNSLKLKFPDRAEQLFTKAEELAHDRYDELITRRDSFSELETLEKGGK; this is translated from the coding sequence ATGGATGGAAACACCGCTGCCGCTCATGTAGCCTATGCCTTTTCTGAGGTTGCTGCGATCTACCCGATCACACCTTCCTCCCCGATGGCTGAGAACATGGACGAATGGGTTTCCCAGGATAGAACCAATATTTTTGGCGAGAAAGTTAATATCGTAGAAATGCAGTCCGAGGCTGGTGCTGCAGGTGCCGTACACGGTTCCATTACCGCAGGTTCCTACACTTCCACCTTCACTGCTTCCCAGGGATTACTTCTGATGATCCCCAACATGTACAAGCTGGCCGGTGAGCAGACACCTACCGTGTTCCACGTAGCTGCAAGAGCACTGGCTTCCCATGCATTATCCATCTTCGGCGACCATTCCGACGTTATGGCATGTCGTCAGACCGGTTTCGCAATGCTGGCTTCCAACAGCGTACAGCAGGCAATGGACCTGGCAGCTGTTGCACATCTGTCCACCATCGCAGGCCACCTTCCGATGATGCACTTCTTCGATGGCTTCCGTACTTCTCATGAGTACCAGAAGATCGAGGTATGGGATTATGATGACCTGAAGGAAATGGTTGACTGGGATGCTGTCAAGGCATTCAAGGCTCGTTCCCTGAACCCCAACCACCCGCACCTGATGGGATCTGCCGAGCAGCCTGAGACTTTCTTCCAGCACAGAGAGGCAAGCAACCCTGCATATCTGGAGACTCCGGATCTGGTTGCCAAGTACATGGATAAAGTCAATGCAAAGATCGGCACAGACTACAAACCGTTCAACTACTATGGCGCAGAGGACGCAACAGAGATCATCGTAGCTATGGGTTCTGTCTGCGACGCTGCTGAGGAGCTGATCGACTACCTGACAGCGCAGGGACGCAAGGTCGGCATGATCGAGGTACATCTGTACCGTCCGTTCTCCCAGAAGTATCTGCTGAACGTAATGCCGAAGACTGTGAAGAAGATCGCTGTTCTGGACCGTACGAAAGAGCCCGGAAGTATCGGCGAGCCTCTTTACCTGGATATCGTTGCTGCACTGCACGGCACAGAGTTTGAGAACTGCACGATCGTAGGCGGCCGTTACGGACTTGGTTCCAAGGATACACAGCCTGGCGATATCCTTGCTGTATATGAGAACCTGTGGAGCGAGAACCCGAAGAAAGAGTTCACCATCTCCATCAACGATGATGTGACACATCTGTCCCTGCCTACCACAAGCAATCCGGATGTTGCTCCTAAGGGCACGAAAGCTTGTAAGTTCTGGGGTCTGGGTGCAGACGGTACCGTTGGTGCCAACAAGAACAGCGTTAAGATCATCGGTGACCACACAGACAAGAAGGTACAGGCATACTTCCAGTATGACTCCAAGAAGTCCGGTGGTGTTACGATCTCCCACTTACGTTTCGGAGATTCCCCGATCAAATCTACTTACTATGTAAAACAGGCTGACTTCGTTGCCTGCCACAACAGCGCATATCTGTATCGTTACGAAATGGTACAGGATGTAAAACCGGGCGGATTCTTCCTCCTGAACTGCGTATGGAGCGACGAGGAGCTGGAAGAGCATCTTCCTGCAAAGGTAAAACGTTACATTGCCAACAACAATGTACAGTTCTACACCTGTGACGCTGTATCCATCGCCAAGAAGATCGGTCTGGGCGCAAGAAGAACGAACTCCGTTCTGCAGGCTGCATTCTTCAAACTGGCTGATATCATCCCGATCGACGATGCAGTAGGCTACATGAAGGACGCTATCCGTCATACCTACGGCAAGAAGGGTGAAGATATCGTAAACATGAACCTGGCAGCTGTTGATGCCGGTGTTAATCATATTCATAAAGTTGTTGTTCCGGAGAGCTGGAAGACCGCTGCTGATGAGGCTCCGGCACCGAAGCTTGTCGGCCGTGACAAGGCTCACACCGATTACCTGAACGACATCCTGGTACCGACCAACACCTTAACCGGTGATGCTGTTCCGGTATCCACCTTCCTTTCTACCGTCAACGGTATGATCCCGTCCGGTACTGCTGCATACGAGAAGCGCGGCATCGCTGCTGATCTTCCGAAGTGGGATTTCACAAAATGTATGCAGTGTAACTGGTGTTCTTATGTATGCCCGCACGGCGTAATCCGTCCGTTCGTTCTGAACGATGCTGAGGCTGAAGGCGTTGATGGCGTACTGAACATGAAGGGTACCAAGGATAAGAAGTTCACCATCGCAATCTCTGCTCTTGACTGTACCGGATGCGGATCCTGTGCACAGGTTTGCCCGGCAAGAGAGAAAGCTCTGGAGATGATCCCTGCAGAGACAGAGTACATGGATGAGCAGCAGGCAAAATACAACGGCCTGTTTGGCAACGTAACAGATAAAGAGATTCCGTTCAAGGAAGACACTGTAAAGGGCTCTCAGTTCCGTCAGCCTCTTATGGAGTTCTCCGGTGCATGCCCTGGCTGCGGCGAGTCTCCTTATGCAAAACTGATCACACAGCTGTTTGGCGAGCGTATGTTCATTGCAAACGCAACAGGATGCTCCTCTATCTGGGGCTGCAGTGCACCGAGCTCACCTTACACAGTCAATAAAGAAGGCAAAGGACCGGCATGGGCTAACTCCCTGTTCGAGGACAATGCCGAGTTCGGTTTCGGTATGTCTGTATCCGTAGAGGCAAGAAGAAACGAACTGAAATCTGCTGTTGAGCGTCTGAATGATGTACTTGGAGTTCCTGCACGTGCATGGCTCGCATCCTTCAATGATGCAAAACAGTCCAAGGTAACCGGAGATATCCTTCTTGCAGAGTGTGAGAAGATCCAGGATACCAATGCCGATGCAAAATACGTTGTAGAGAACCAGGATATGCTGAACAAGCCGTCCATGTGGATCTTCGGCGGTGACGGATGGGCATACGATATCGGTTACGGCGGTGTTGACCACGTTCTCGCTTCCGGCCGCAATATCAATGTCATGGTATTCGATACCGAGGTTTACTCCAACACCGGCGGACAGTCTTCCAAGTCCACACCTATGGGTGCTGTTGCGAAGTTCGCTGCTTCCGGTAAAGCTGTAAAGAAGAAAGACCTGGCACAGATCGCTATGGCTTACGGCTATGTATATGTTGCACAGATCGCTATGGGTGCAAACCCGAACCAAACACTGCAGGCACTGCGTGAGGCAGAGGCATATGACGGACCGTCCCTGATCATCGCTTACGCTCCTTGTATCAACCACGGTGTAAAAGCCGGCATGAACAAGGCTATGCTGGAGATGAAGAACGCCGTTCGTTCCGGTTACTGGAACCTGCTTCGTTACAACCCGACCCTGGCTGCAGAAGGCAAGAATCCTCTGTCCATCGACAGCGGTGTTGCTACTGAGAGCTACCGTGATTTCATCATGGGTGAGGTACGTTACAACTCCCTGAAACTGAAGTTCCCTGACAGAGCAGAACAGCTCTTCACCAAGGCTGAGGAACTGGCTCATGACCGTTATGACGAGCTGATTACCCGTCGTGACAGCTTCAGCGAACTGGAAACACTGGAAAAGGGAGGAAAGTAA
- the gltA gene encoding NADPH-dependent glutamate synthase produces the protein MINLVREKNPMPEQSPEVRVGNFEEVSQGYTKDMAIREAMRCLKCRKKPCMMKGCPTQMRIPEFIAKVAEGDFEAAYEIIRSVSTLAPVCSRVCPHENQCEGSCVHGIKGQPVAIGSIERFVCDWHAAHCKDEITKAEPNGHKAAVIGAGPAGLSCASDLADKGVDVTVYESLNVAGGVLVYGIPEFRLPKDIVAKIVSELEAKGVKFVTGSVVGKDITVEDLMKKEGFESVFIGTGAEVPTTMNIPGEDLKGVYTANDYLTAVNIGKAYLPENSGLLPQADRVAIIGGGNVAMDACRCAARMNAKEVTVIYRRSREEMPACDAEIHEAMAENIEFKFLTNPVAVKAGADGKVAALECVQMQLGEPDASGRRRPVAVEGSNFEIPVDAVIMAIGTKMDSIVTSTTENLATDKYGCITTSDDASTSRAGVFAGGDDVTGPLTVVKAMKAGRIAAASMDEYMNK, from the coding sequence ATGATTAACTTAGTCAGAGAAAAAAATCCTATGCCTGAGCAGTCTCCCGAGGTTCGTGTAGGCAACTTCGAAGAGGTTTCCCAGGGTTACACAAAGGATATGGCCATCCGTGAGGCTATGCGCTGCCTGAAATGCCGGAAAAAACCGTGCATGATGAAGGGCTGCCCCACACAGATGCGCATTCCTGAATTCATCGCCAAGGTTGCTGAGGGTGATTTTGAAGCAGCATACGAGATCATCCGCTCTGTCAGCACACTGGCACCTGTCTGCAGCCGTGTCTGCCCTCACGAGAATCAGTGCGAAGGCAGCTGTGTACATGGCATCAAAGGACAGCCTGTGGCAATCGGAAGCATCGAGCGTTTCGTATGTGACTGGCATGCCGCACATTGCAAAGACGAGATTACAAAGGCAGAACCCAACGGGCATAAGGCAGCCGTGATCGGCGCCGGCCCGGCAGGCCTGTCCTGCGCATCTGACCTTGCTGACAAGGGCGTAGATGTGACCGTATATGAGAGCCTGAACGTAGCAGGCGGTGTCCTGGTATACGGAATCCCTGAATTCCGTCTTCCGAAGGATATCGTAGCTAAGATCGTCAGCGAACTGGAAGCCAAGGGCGTAAAGTTCGTGACTGGCTCTGTGGTTGGTAAAGACATCACCGTTGAGGATCTGATGAAGAAAGAGGGCTTCGAGTCCGTATTCATCGGTACCGGCGCTGAGGTTCCCACCACCATGAACATCCCCGGAGAGGATCTGAAGGGTGTATACACAGCCAACGATTACCTGACAGCTGTGAACATCGGCAAGGCTTACCTGCCGGAGAACAGCGGACTTCTTCCCCAGGCTGACCGCGTAGCCATCATCGGCGGCGGTAACGTTGCCATGGATGCATGCCGCTGTGCAGCCCGTATGAACGCAAAAGAAGTTACCGTTATCTACCGTCGTTCCCGTGAGGAAATGCCGGCATGTGACGCTGAGATCCACGAGGCAATGGCTGAGAACATCGAGTTCAAGTTCCTGACCAACCCGGTTGCTGTCAAAGCAGGCGCAGATGGTAAGGTAGCCGCTCTGGAGTGCGTACAGATGCAGCTGGGTGAGCCTGATGCTTCCGGCAGAAGACGTCCCGTTGCTGTAGAGGGCTCCAACTTCGAGATCCCGGTTGACGCTGTGATCATGGCCATCGGAACCAAGATGGATTCCATCGTAACCAGCACAACCGAGAACCTTGCAACTGACAAGTATGGCTGCATCACCACTTCCGACGATGCCTCCACAAGCCGCGCAGGCGTATTTGCAGGCGGTGATGATGTCACCGGACCGCTCACGGTTGTAAAGGCAATGAAGGCCGGCAGAATCGCAGCTGCAAGCATGGACGAGTATATGAACAAATAA
- a CDS encoding butyryl-CoA:acetate CoA-transferase has translation MNYREEYASKLTTAAQAVSVVKDGDWIDYGWCTGHPVALDQALAERMPQLTDIKVRGGVALWAPAIFKIDNPQDHFCWNSWHMSGIERKAVDQGFAYYGPMRYSELPRFYRENVEVDVVMIQVTPMDEHGYFNFGPSASHLADMCRTAKHIIVEVNTNMPRCLGGFDEGIHVSQVDAIVEGNNPEIGILNGAAASDVDKAVAELIVKEIPNGACLQLGIGGMPNAVGSLIAESDLKDLGVHTEMYVDAFVDIANAGKINGSKKNFDRGRQTYAFAAGTKKLYDYLDNNPECMSAPVDYTNDARVIAGLDNFISINNAVDIDLFGQVNSESAGIRHISGAGGQLDFVMGAYLSHGGKSFICCSSSFTSKDGQLHSRIVPTLTQGSIVTDTRANTQYLVTEYGMVNLKGLATWQRTEAIISIAHPQFRDELIKEAEKMKIWRRSNKI, from the coding sequence ATGAACTACCGTGAAGAGTATGCTTCAAAGCTTACAACTGCTGCCCAGGCCGTATCTGTAGTGAAAGACGGCGACTGGATTGACTATGGATGGTGTACCGGACATCCGGTTGCCCTGGATCAGGCACTGGCAGAGCGCATGCCTCAGCTCACTGACATCAAGGTGCGCGGCGGCGTAGCACTTTGGGCACCCGCTATTTTCAAGATTGACAATCCCCAGGATCATTTCTGCTGGAATTCCTGGCATATGTCAGGCATCGAGCGCAAAGCCGTTGATCAGGGTTTTGCTTACTACGGCCCCATGCGTTATTCCGAGCTTCCCCGCTTCTATCGGGAAAATGTAGAAGTGGATGTTGTCATGATCCAGGTAACTCCCATGGACGAGCATGGATACTTTAATTTTGGCCCCAGTGCATCCCATCTGGCTGATATGTGCCGCACAGCCAAGCACATCATCGTGGAAGTGAATACCAATATGCCCCGGTGTCTCGGCGGCTTCGATGAAGGCATCCATGTTTCCCAGGTTGATGCGATCGTAGAAGGAAACAATCCGGAGATCGGCATTCTGAATGGTGCTGCTGCTTCTGATGTGGATAAAGCCGTTGCAGAGCTGATCGTAAAGGAGATCCCCAACGGTGCCTGCCTGCAGCTGGGTATCGGCGGTATGCCAAATGCAGTCGGTTCCCTCATCGCAGAATCCGATCTGAAGGATCTGGGCGTCCATACAGAAATGTATGTAGACGCTTTCGTTGATATTGCCAATGCCGGCAAGATCAACGGCAGTAAGAAGAATTTCGACCGCGGACGCCAGACATATGCCTTCGCAGCCGGAACAAAGAAGCTTTATGATTATCTGGACAACAACCCGGAGTGTATGTCCGCTCCCGTGGATTACACCAACGATGCACGCGTTATCGCCGGCCTGGATAATTTCATTTCCATCAACAATGCCGTAGATATCGACCTCTTCGGTCAGGTGAACTCTGAGAGCGCCGGAATCCGTCATATCAGCGGTGCCGGCGGACAGCTGGACTTCGTAATGGGCGCATACCTTTCCCATGGCGGAAAGAGCTTTATCTGCTGCTCCTCTTCCTTCACCAGCAAGGACGGGCAGCTCCATTCCCGTATCGTCCCCACTCTGACACAGGGTTCCATCGTTACAGATACCAGAGCCAACACGCAATATCTCGTTACCGAGTATGGAATGGTGAACCTCAAGGGACTGGCTACCTGGCAGAGAACCGAAGCCATCATCTCCATTGCACATCCGCAGTTCCGGGATGAACTCATCAAAGAGGCGGAGAAGATGAAGATCTGGAGAAGAAGCAATAAGATCTGA
- a CDS encoding FAD-dependent oxidoreductase, with protein sequence MVKQYRINIDGKEITALPGQTILEAARENDIYIPSLCYDERMEVYGACGICVVEVEGNPKLLKACATEVAPGMVVHTKTDRVRESRKTNLELLLSNHVGDCRPPCAKECPAQTDCQGYVGLIATGHYREAIELIREKIPLPGSIGRVCPHPCEAACRRGLKDEPVSIAWLKRFAAEQDAASDDPFIPEIAESTGKKVAIIGAGPYGLSMAYFLRQEGHEVTIYESMPKAGGMLRYGIPEYRLPKQVLDEEIDRICQMGVTLLTNVKVGTDISFESIREKYDAVCLGIGAWKSTGVGCEGEDAIGVVGGIDFLRKAARNEQQKVGARVAIVGGGNTAMDACRTAVRLGAEKVYNVYRRTVDEMPADRVEIEEAQEEGVIFKNLTNPLKICKNADGAVDKMILQVMELGEPDASGRRAPVPVEGKTEELDVDMVILAIGQAVNPTGIEGLELTRKKGIVYDKNTFMTSIPGVFAGGDCGNDKISIAIEAIADARKGSDIVDAYLNGETIAYEPEYTVATRKVTAETFEDREYQCRPKMEELSPEERKDNFREIVKGYTEEQAIAEASRCLECGCHDYYECKLVRMANEYHVKPERLAGEMNENECKNDHPFIIRDTNKCILCGLCVRACEEVMGVGALGFVKRGFDTVVLPAMGKSLNEAGCISCGQCVSVCPVGALEERSVMNKPVPLPTEKKTMICGYCSVGCSLTTESCGSAVLKANPDKEGAVNKGVLCMGGKFGFASALKKDGALVNPMIRNRNGDLEETDYHSAFVVAAKKAESIGNRYGRDAVAVAISDRYTNEEAYVVKKLAEGLGAKVLSFDNRACGLEPVLGLTSSPNTIDELLSTDVILAVGYEMKANAVIRVKLMQAAKNGAKVVLINPTGMEQDHMQFAYKKIYTEDSLDFLQQVAKAAAESGKGASVEGFDAFNASLADVKVGEEAAEIAKLYTDAKKSMIVLQQNVVSEDCATLLADLAVVSGHVGSPRDGILLVKPKNNTQGINDLGITAGAESLAGVKALLVFGENPDPALLSDLEFLAVCDTHMTPAAQKADVVFPGTAPIHAEGSYTNTERRFQATEQAATPEVLMNNMQVAVELGRLLEMPMPYDTMDEVIHEMESSVPAYRYASEGEILGGVLVPEKKVLVPVTGGKFADPMKNTDYLKELIMK encoded by the coding sequence ATGGTAAAACAGTACAGAATTAATATAGACGGAAAAGAAATCACGGCACTTCCGGGACAGACCATTCTGGAGGCTGCCAGAGAGAATGATATTTACATTCCGTCCCTCTGTTATGACGAGCGGATGGAAGTATACGGTGCCTGCGGCATCTGTGTCGTGGAGGTGGAGGGCAATCCGAAGCTTCTGAAGGCATGTGCCACAGAGGTTGCACCGGGTATGGTGGTACATACGAAGACAGACCGGGTACGGGAGTCCAGAAAGACAAACCTGGAGCTGCTTCTGTCCAACCATGTGGGTGACTGCCGCCCGCCGTGCGCCAAGGAGTGTCCGGCACAGACAGACTGCCAGGGCTATGTGGGACTGATCGCTACCGGTCATTACCGCGAGGCCATTGAGCTGATCCGCGAGAAGATCCCGCTTCCGGGCTCCATCGGTCGGGTATGTCCGCATCCGTGTGAGGCTGCCTGCCGCAGAGGTTTAAAGGATGAGCCGGTATCCATCGCATGGCTGAAACGGTTTGCCGCAGAGCAGGACGCAGCATCTGACGATCCGTTTATCCCGGAGATCGCAGAGAGCACAGGCAAGAAGGTTGCCATCATCGGCGCAGGCCCTTACGGACTGTCCATGGCATACTTCCTTCGTCAGGAAGGCCACGAGGTAACCATTTACGAGTCCATGCCCAAGGCCGGTGGTATGCTCCGTTACGGTATTCCGGAATATCGTCTGCCCAAGCAGGTGCTGGACGAGGAGATCGACCGGATCTGCCAGATGGGTGTGACCCTTCTGACCAATGTAAAAGTAGGAACGGATATTTCCTTTGAGAGCATCCGTGAAAAATATGATGCTGTCTGTCTCGGAATCGGTGCCTGGAAGTCCACCGGCGTGGGCTGTGAAGGCGAGGATGCCATCGGCGTTGTCGGCGGTATTGATTTCCTGAGAAAAGCAGCAAGAAACGAGCAGCAGAAGGTCGGCGCGAGAGTTGCCATCGTGGGCGGCGGTAATACCGCTATGGATGCCTGTCGTACCGCAGTCCGCCTCGGTGCAGAGAAGGTATACAACGTATACCGCCGTACCGTGGACGAGATGCCTGCTGACCGGGTAGAGATCGAAGAGGCCCAGGAAGAGGGCGTGATCTTCAAAAACCTGACCAACCCGTTGAAGATCTGCAAGAACGCAGACGGCGCAGTGGACAAGATGATCCTGCAGGTAATGGAGCTGGGCGAGCCCGATGCTTCCGGCAGACGTGCCCCTGTTCCGGTGGAAGGCAAGACCGAAGAGCTGGATGTGGATATGGTCATCCTGGCCATCGGACAGGCTGTCAATCCGACCGGCATCGAGGGCCTGGAGCTGACCAGAAAGAAAGGTATCGTTTACGATAAGAATACATTCATGACATCCATCCCTGGCGTATTTGCCGGCGGTGACTGCGGAAACGACAAGATTTCCATCGCCATTGAGGCCATTGCAGATGCCAGAAAGGGAAGCGATATCGTTGATGCATATTTGAACGGCGAGACCATCGCTTACGAGCCGGAGTATACCGTTGCCACCAGAAAGGTAACCGCTGAGACCTTTGAGGACCGGGAATATCAGTGCCGTCCGAAGATGGAGGAGCTGTCCCCGGAGGAGAGAAAAGATAACTTCCGTGAGATCGTGAAGGGCTACACCGAGGAGCAGGCCATTGCCGAGGCTTCCCGCTGCCTGGAATGCGGCTGCCATGATTACTATGAGTGTAAACTGGTGCGCATGGCAAACGAGTACCATGTGAAACCGGAGCGTCTGGCTGGGGAGATGAACGAGAACGAGTGCAAGAACGATCATCCGTTCATCATCCGTGACACGAATAAATGTATCCTGTGCGGCCTGTGCGTGCGTGCCTGCGAAGAGGTTATGGGCGTTGGTGCACTGGGATTTGTAAAACGTGGTTTTGACACCGTTGTGCTTCCGGCTATGGGGAAATCCCTGAATGAGGCCGGCTGTATCTCCTGCGGACAGTGTGTCAGCGTCTGCCCGGTAGGTGCACTGGAAGAGCGCAGCGTCATGAATAAACCGGTTCCGCTGCCGACGGAGAAGAAGACCATGATCTGCGGTTACTGTTCCGTAGGCTGTAGCCTGACAACCGAGAGCTGCGGCAGTGCTGTCCTGAAAGCAAACCCGGATAAAGAGGGTGCTGTGAACAAGGGCGTGCTGTGTATGGGCGGTAAGTTTGGATTTGCCAGCGCCCTGAAGAAGGATGGCGCACTTGTCAATCCGATGATCCGCAACCGGAACGGCGATCTGGAAGAGACTGATTACCACAGTGCTTTTGTGGTAGCTGCCAAGAAGGCAGAGTCCATCGGCAACCGCTATGGAAGAGATGCTGTGGCTGTGGCCATTTCTGACCGCTACACCAACGAGGAAGCTTATGTGGTGAAGAAGCTGGCAGAAGGTTTGGGCGCGAAAGTGCTGAGCTTTGACAACCGTGCCTGCGGTCTGGAGCCGGTACTGGGACTGACTTCTTCTCCCAACACCATCGACGAGCTGCTGTCCACCGATGTGATCCTGGCAGTGGGCTATGAGATGAAAGCAAATGCTGTGATCCGTGTGAAACTGATGCAGGCTGCAAAGAACGGTGCGAAGGTTGTTCTTATCAACCCGACCGGCATGGAACAGGATCATATGCAGTTCGCTTACAAGAAGATTTATACAGAAGATTCTCTTGACTTCTTACAGCAGGTGGCAAAGGCTGCGGCTGAGAGCGGCAAGGGTGCTTCTGTGGAAGGCTTTGATGCATTCAACGCCTCTCTGGCTGACGTGAAGGTTGGCGAGGAAGCAGCAGAGATCGCAAAGCTGTATACCGATGCGAAGAAGTCCATGATTGTCCTTCAGCAGAACGTGGTATCCGAGGACTGTGCAACTTTGCTGGCTGATCTGGCAGTGGTATCCGGTCATGTGGGAAGCCCGAGAGACGGCATCCTGCTTGTGAAGCCGAAGAACAACACCCAGGGTATCAACGATCTGGGCATCACAGCAGGCGCAGAGAGCCTGGCAGGCGTGAAAGCCCTGCTGGTATTCGGCGAGAATCCGGATCCGGCCCTGTTATCCGATCTGGAGTTCCTGGCTGTATGTGACACCCATATGACACCGGCAGCCCAGAAGGCAGACGTGGTATTCCCCGGCACAGCGCCGATCCACGCAGAGGGCAGCTATACCAATACTGAGCGTCGCTTCCAGGCAACCGAACAGGCAGCAACACCGGAAGTGCTCATGAACAATATGCAGGTGGCTGTAGAGCTTGGCAGACTGTTAGAGATGCCGATGCCTTACGACACCATGGATGAGGTCATCCATGAGATGGAGAGCAGTGTACCTGCTTACCGCTACGCATCCGAGGGAGAGATCCTGGGCGGCGTACTGGTACCCGAGAAGAAAGTGCTTGTACCGGTAACCGGCGGCAAGTTTGCTGATCCGATGAAAAACACCGACTATCTGAAAGAGCTGATCATGAAGTAA